A region of Dermochelys coriacea isolate rDerCor1 chromosome 1, rDerCor1.pri.v4, whole genome shotgun sequence DNA encodes the following proteins:
- the CBX7 gene encoding chromobox protein homolog 7 isoform X1, which translates to MELSAIGEQVFAVESIRKKRIRKGKVEYLVKWKGWPPKYSTWEPEDHILDPRLVVAYEEKEERDRASGYRKRGPKPKRLLLQRLYGMDLRSAHKGKEKLCFSLSRRFGGGSNLAGAKPGQTELSEKSGGGVLPFPLRKQRKNQKYLRLSRKKFPRMSSLESRNHRHEFFLKESVALETRQTPNDWDATQHASKEVGMDAVDGSLPWIPTLSPSEVTVTDITANSITVTFREAQVAEGFFRDRSVQF; encoded by the exons aTGGAGCTCTCTGCTATCGGGGAGCAGGTGTTTGCGGTGGAGAGTATCAGGAAGAAGCGCATAAGGAAG GGTAAAGTAGAATACCTGGTGAAGTGGAAAGGATGGCCCCCAAA atACAGCACATGGGAGCCAGAGGATCACATCTTGGATCCTCGCCTGGTAGTGGCTTATGAAGAGAA GGAAGAGAGAGACCGTGCATCAGGATACAGGAAGAGAGGGCCTAAACCAAAGCGCCTCTTATTACAG AGGCTTTATGGTATGGACCTGAGGAGTGCCCACAAGGGAAAGGAGAAGCTCTGTTTTTCTCTATCACGGCGATTTGGAGGAGGAAGCAATCTGGCGGGGGCCAAGCCAGGACAGACAGAGCTATCTGAGAAGAGTGGGGGAGGCGTCCTACCATTCCCACTCCGGAAGCAGCGCAAGAACCAGAAATATCTCCGGCTGTCGCGGAAGAAGTTTCCACGCATGTCAAGCCTGGAGAGCCGTAACCACAGGCATGAGTTCTTCTTGAAGGAGTCAGTGGCACTAGAAACTAGGCAGACTCCCAATGACTGGGATGCGACGCAGCATGCTAGCAAAGAAG TAGGCATGGATGCAGTTGATGGCAGCCTCCCCTGGATCCCCACCTTGTCCCCCAGCGAAGTGACAGTGACAGACATCACGGCGAACTCCATTACCGTGACCTTCAGAGAAGCACAAGTGGCCGAGGGCTTCTTCCGAGACAGAAGTGTGCAGTTCTGA
- the CBX7 gene encoding chromobox protein homolog 7 isoform X2: MELSAIGEQVFAVESIRKKRIRKGKVEYLVKWKGWPPKYSTWEPEDHILDPRLVVAYEEKEERDRASGYRKRGPKPKRLLLQRLYGMDLRSAHKGKEKLCFSLSRRFGGGSNLAGAKPGQTELSEKSGGGVLPFPLRKQRKNQKYLRLSRKKFPRMSSLESRNHRHEFFLKESVALETRQTPNDWDATQHASKEVSG, from the exons aTGGAGCTCTCTGCTATCGGGGAGCAGGTGTTTGCGGTGGAGAGTATCAGGAAGAAGCGCATAAGGAAG GGTAAAGTAGAATACCTGGTGAAGTGGAAAGGATGGCCCCCAAA atACAGCACATGGGAGCCAGAGGATCACATCTTGGATCCTCGCCTGGTAGTGGCTTATGAAGAGAA GGAAGAGAGAGACCGTGCATCAGGATACAGGAAGAGAGGGCCTAAACCAAAGCGCCTCTTATTACAG AGGCTTTATGGTATGGACCTGAGGAGTGCCCACAAGGGAAAGGAGAAGCTCTGTTTTTCTCTATCACGGCGATTTGGAGGAGGAAGCAATCTGGCGGGGGCCAAGCCAGGACAGACAGAGCTATCTGAGAAGAGTGGGGGAGGCGTCCTACCATTCCCACTCCGGAAGCAGCGCAAGAACCAGAAATATCTCCGGCTGTCGCGGAAGAAGTTTCCACGCATGTCAAGCCTGGAGAGCCGTAACCACAGGCATGAGTTCTTCTTGAAGGAGTCAGTGGCACTAGAAACTAGGCAGACTCCCAATGACTGGGATGCGACGCAGCATGCTAGCAAAGAAG TGTCTGGGTGA